From the Desulfosarcina sp. BuS5 genome, one window contains:
- a CDS encoding M24 family metallopeptidase: protein MKQVKIVANRGVKHYQFYKSSISKEMEIFKKGLNYMTGLKYTPAVEIEARIVKFQDGLIQLGFDAALITQHTNLFYLSGTSQSSHLFVPASGEPLLMVRKSFQRAKEESPIKDIINIGSIRKIPDVLKKAGFKTSGIIGMELDVIPYNNCLFYQKIFSDYEIMDVSDLIKKLRLIKSPYEVGLLRGACGVIDAVFKETPCMLRQGMTEVELASLFEAGMRRRGYGGNCRMRAFNQDFSFGNITSGKNGAIATYFDGPVGGAGLTPANLPHGAGWKEIGLNEPIYIDYTCVVDGYTADETRMFVIGNISSDLKDAFMAALAIQDELVKMAVPGVECGELYEKAVSLAEGFGLAGHFMGMGSEGVRFVGHGVGLELDEWPIFAKGVKMKLEPGMTFAIEPKFVFSDGAIGIENTFVMEKGGVQVLTHASQDIVSVS, encoded by the coding sequence ATGAAACAAGTTAAAATAGTTGCAAATAGAGGGGTTAAGCATTATCAGTTTTATAAAAGTTCAATATCTAAAGAGATGGAAATATTTAAAAAGGGGTTAAATTATATGACAGGATTAAAATATACGCCAGCTGTAGAAATTGAAGCAAGGATTGTGAAATTCCAGGATGGTTTGATCCAACTTGGTTTTGATGCAGCATTGATAACCCAGCATACAAATCTTTTTTATCTTAGCGGTACATCCCAGAGCAGTCATCTTTTTGTGCCGGCCTCAGGCGAGCCTTTATTAATGGTAAGAAAGAGCTTTCAAAGGGCAAAGGAAGAATCGCCCATAAAAGATATTATTAATATTGGGAGCATTAGAAAAATACCTGATGTTTTAAAAAAAGCGGGTTTTAAAACATCAGGTATTATCGGCATGGAACTTGATGTTATCCCTTATAATAACTGCCTTTTTTATCAGAAGATTTTTAGTGATTATGAGATAATGGACGTATCCGACCTGATTAAAAAGTTGAGACTTATAAAATCTCCTTATGAAGTAGGGCTGTTAAGGGGTGCATGTGGTGTTATTGATGCTGTCTTTAAGGAAACGCCTTGTATGCTGAGACAGGGGATGACTGAAGTTGAGCTTGCAAGTCTTTTTGAGGCAGGGATGCGACGCCGGGGATATGGCGGAAATTGCAGGATGCGCGCCTTTAATCAGGATTTTTCCTTTGGGAATATTACCTCCGGCAAAAATGGCGCCATAGCCACATACTTTGACGGGCCTGTTGGCGGGGCAGGACTTACACCAGCGAATCTGCCCCATGGCGCGGGGTGGAAGGAGATTGGCCTGAATGAGCCTATATACATAGACTATACCTGTGTTGTGGACGGCTATACAGCAGATGAAACAAGGATGTTTGTAATCGGCAATATCTCTTCAGATTTGAAAGATGCTTTTATGGCTGCGCTGGCAATTCAGGATGAACTTGTTAAAATGGCGGTGCCCGGTGTCGAGTGCGGAGAACTTTATGAAAAGGCTGTCAGCCTTGCGGAAGGGTTTGGCCTGGCCGGACATTTTATGGGAATGGGAAGCGAAGGGGTAAGGTTTGTTGGCCATGGAGTAGGGCTTGAACTTGATGAATGGCCTATTTTTGCAAAGGGGGTTAAAATGAAACTTGAGCCGGGCATGACATTTGCCATTGAGCCCAAATTTGTTTTTTCTGATGGCGCAATAGGTATTGAGAATACATTTGTGATGGAAAAAGGCGGTGTTCAGGTTTTAACGCACGCCAGCCAGGATATTGTCTCTGTTTCTTAG